Proteins from a genomic interval of Diospyros lotus cultivar Yz01 chromosome 6, ASM1463336v1, whole genome shotgun sequence:
- the LOC127804427 gene encoding uncharacterized protein LOC127804427, producing MLDSKKALLDNRFTKFEENAVQVAVAAGQETIVSELLAREANPEFLKEKNNYGETTLTLAVARGNMPIVEMLMNKYEDLVEVTNAQGQLPVVVAALHDHEEIVRYLYDCTLVENLFEEHKKDQSLSTGKKVKKVLLDLKEESNQAKEKHPINYDQLYQDNFEVLGVSINTKLHGYEQNYNFKLESKDLKPVSSILDDDEGTSNGYLSKHNGFMLFKACITAGIYDIALEVFKLGPDQCIEGMKKEKGLQVKRPETRLLANVLPDRDGNTLLHQAAKLSPSPQLSQFLGPTLQMQRELQRFKEVEKMAPKCKGLLNYKNQTPKDLFDKQHNDLKNQGRDWLKEIATSCSLVATLIVTIIYDILGDSYIAFQRRRFPNQVAAGFDVRPFHSFPLHCNDVGSFRYCPSHNVTRALCVDLYTTAYARKYSSQHLCNTACSDLLSRSPFDLPKPNTLRNYTSEYAEEEKTK from the exons ATGTTGGATAGTAAAAAAGCATTGCTGGACAATAGATTTACGAAGTTCGAGGAAAATGCTGTCCAAGTGGCGGTGGCTGCTGGACAGGAAACGATTGTTTCAGAGTTGTTGGCACGAGAAGCAAATCCAGAATTtctgaaagaaaaaaacaattacGGTGAAACGACGCTTACTCTCGCTGTTGCAAGAGGGAATATGCCTATTGTCGAGATGTTAATGAACAAATACGAGGATTTAGTGGAAGTAACGAATGCTCAAGGACAGTTACCTGTTGTTGTGGCTGCTCTCCACGACCACGAGGAAATAGTTCGTTATCTTTATGACTGCACTCTTGTTGAAAACTTATTTGAAGAACATAAAAAAGATCAAAGTTTGAGTACAggcaaaaaagttaaaaaagttCTTCTAGATCTAAAGGAAGAGAGCAACCAGGCTAAAGAGAAACATCCAATTAATTATGATCAGTTGTATCAAGATAATTTCGAGGTCCTTGGAGTCTCCATCAACACTAAACTCCATGGTTATGAGCAAAACTACAACTTCAAGCTCGAGAGTAAAGATTTGAAACCAGTTTCAAGTAtccttgatgatgatgaaggaaCTTCCAATGGGTATTTAAGCAAGCATAATGGGTTTATGCTTTTCAAAGCATGCATCACGGCTGGAATCTATG ATATTGCTTTGGAGGTTTTCAAGCTAGGTCCAGATCAATGCATTGAAGGAATGAAGAAGGAGAAAG GTTTGCAGGTAAAAAGGCCTGAAACAAGACTTTTAGCAAACGTACTTCCCGATCGCGATGGCAACACCCTCCTTCATCAAGCTGCAAAGTTATCACCATCCCCTCAACTTAGCCAATTTCTTGGTCCAACTCTACAGATGCAGAGAGAGCTACAACGATTTAAG GAAGTGGAGAAGATGGCACCTAAGTGCAAAGGATTACTAAACTATAAGAACCAAACTCCAAAAGATTTATTTGATAAGCAACACAATGACCTTAAGAATCAAGGACGAGACTGGTTGAAGGAAATAGCAACATCTTGTTCATTAGTGGCAACCCTGATTGTGACTATAAT CTATGATATTCTTGGGGATTCATACATCGCTTTTCAGAGAAGAAGATTTCCTAATCAAGTTGCCGCTGGCTTTGATGTTCGGCCGTTTCACTCTTTTCCTCTCCATTGCAACGATGTTGGTAGCTTTCGGTACTGCCCTAGTCATAATGTTACGCGAGCGCTTTGTGTGGATCTCTATACCACTGCTTATGCTAGGAAGTATTCCAGTCAGCATTTATGCAATACTGCATGTTCGGATCTTCTTTCACGTTCTCCGTTTGACCTTCCGAAGCCCAACACATTGAGAAACTATACATCAGAGTATgctgaagaagaaaaaacaaaatga
- the LOC127804428 gene encoding uncharacterized protein LOC127804428, with protein MAGSDDDKHRRLHRQNKGLFAFLNLDEGDDALTDADADEAPPRPDPETSRKSRRGQERKMDDSDQPPTVRDEVRLDIDATPPSEDATQLGQQVLDEGKYRPRQNPKRGLFKEEGDKALI; from the exons ATGGCCGGGTCTGATGATGACAAACACCGACGCTTGCACAGACAAAACAAAGGACTTTTTGCCTTCTTAAATCTTGACGAAGGTGACGATGCTCTAACTGATGCCGATGCTGATGAGGCACCACCAAGACCAGACCCAGAAACTTCGAGGAAGTCTAGACGAGGCCAAG aaagaaaaatggatgaTTCTGATCAGCCACCGACTGTTCGTGATGAAGTGAGGCTGGACATTGATGCAACACCACCAAGCGAGGATGCTACACAATTGGGCCAACAAGTACTTGATG AAGGAAAATACCGACCAAGACAAAATCCAAAAAGGGGATTATTTAAAGAGGAAGGTGACAAAGCTCTAATCTAA